The following are encoded together in the Fimbriiglobus ruber genome:
- a CDS encoding phytanoyl-CoA dioxygenase family protein has translation MSIASARASRALTGDRCDAYHADGYLIVRGLFHPTEMALVSMEADRLLSHTDLMNTDNIRCRWQPHCESGDCLFETFDPVIDLSPLLAILARDPRLLAVIADLYGEPAHLFKDKLIFKPAGAKGHDLHQDYISWPTFPTSFVTAAVAIDPCAPDNGCTEVYPGVHRRGYLSPADGDYHPLPEREVEGVDPVPLVLAPGDVAIFGGYTPHRSAPNRSTTSRRLLYLSYNADSDGGEQRDAHYREFHVWIRGKYAEYGKHQTYFR, from the coding sequence ATGTCTATCGCCTCCGCTAGGGCCTCCCGGGCACTCACCGGCGATCGGTGCGACGCCTACCACGCCGACGGATACCTGATCGTCCGCGGCCTGTTCCACCCGACCGAGATGGCGCTCGTCTCGATGGAAGCCGACCGCCTCTTGTCGCACACGGACCTGATGAACACGGACAACATCCGCTGCCGCTGGCAACCGCACTGCGAGAGCGGCGACTGTCTGTTCGAGACGTTCGACCCCGTCATCGATCTCTCGCCCTTGCTGGCCATCCTCGCCCGCGACCCGCGACTACTCGCCGTGATCGCCGACCTCTACGGCGAACCGGCCCACCTGTTCAAGGACAAGCTCATCTTCAAGCCGGCCGGCGCGAAAGGGCACGACCTGCACCAGGATTACATCTCCTGGCCGACCTTCCCGACCTCGTTCGTGACCGCGGCCGTCGCCATCGACCCGTGCGCCCCGGACAACGGCTGCACCGAGGTGTATCCCGGCGTCCACCGCCGCGGTTACCTCTCCCCGGCCGATGGCGACTACCACCCACTTCCCGAACGGGAAGTCGAGGGAGTCGACCCCGTCCCGCTCGTTCTGGCCCCGGGAGACGTCGCCATTTTCGGCGGCTACACCCCGCACAGGTCCGCCCCGAATCGCTCGACCACCTCGCGCCGGTTACTTTACTTGAGCTACAACGCCGACTCCGATGGGGGCGAACAGCGCGACGCCCATTACCGGGAATTTCACGTTTGGATTCGCGGAAAATACGCCGAATACGGTAAGCACCAGACATACTTCCGGTAA